One Peromyscus maniculatus bairdii isolate BWxNUB_F1_BW_parent chromosome 14, HU_Pman_BW_mat_3.1, whole genome shotgun sequence genomic window carries:
- the Dio3 gene encoding thyroxine 5-deiodinase gives MPRQAASRLVVGEGEGPPGASGPVATMLRSLLLHSLRLCAQTASCLVLFPRFLGTAFMLWLLDFLCIRKHFLRRRHPDHPEPEVELNSEGEEVPPDDPPICVSDDNRLCTLASLKAVWHGQKLDFFKQAHEGGPAPNSEVIRPDGFQSQRILDYAQGSRPLVLNFGSCTUPPFMARMSAFQRLVTKYQRDVDFLIIYIEEAHPSDGWVTSDSPYTIPQHRSLEDRVSAARVLQQGAPGCPLVLDTMANSSSSAYGAYFERLYVIQSGTIMYQGGRGPDGYQVSELRTWLERYDEQLHGTRPRQF, from the coding sequence ATGCCTCGCCAGGCCGCCTCGCGGTTGGTGGTGGGAGAAGGTGAAGGACCCCCGGGGGCTTCAGGGCCCGTGGCCACCATGCTCCGCTCCCTGCTGCTTCACTCTCTGAGGCTCTGCGCCCAGACCGCCTCGTGCCTCGTGCTGTTCCCGCGCTTCCTGGGCACGGCCTTCATGCTCTGGCTTTTAGATTTCTTGTGCATCCGCAAGCATTTCCTGCGCCGTCGCCATCCTGACCACCCTGAACCCGAAGTAGAGCTCAACAGTGAAGGAGAGGAGGTGCCCCCCGACGACCCACCCATCTGCGTATCGGACGACAACCGTCTGTGCACCCTAGCCTCTCTCAAGGCCGTGTGGCATGGCCAAAAGTTGGATTTCTTCAAGCAGGCCCACGAGGGTGGCCCTGCGCCTAACTCGGAGGTCATCCGACCTGATGGCTTCCAAAGCCAGCGCATCCTCGACTACGCACAAGGGAGCCGCCCGCTGGTGCTCAATTTTGGCAGCTGTACCTGACCACCGTTCATGGCGCGAATGAGCGCCTTCCAGCGCCTGGTCACCAAGTACCAGCGTGACGTCGACTTCCTCATCATCTACATCGAGGAAGCCCATCCATCCGACGGCTGGGTCACCTCAGATTCGCCCtacaccatcccacagcaccgcAGCCTGGAGGACCGTGTCAGTGCGGCAAGGGTCCTGCAGCAAGGTGCACCTGGCTGTCCTCTGGTCCTGGACACCATGGCCAACTCCAGCAGTTCCGCATATGGTGCCTATTTTGAGCGCCTCTACGTCATCCAGAGTGGCACCATCATGTACCAGGGAGGCCGTGGCCCCGATGGGTACCAGGTGTCTGAGCTGCGCACTTGGCTGGAGCGCTATGATGAGCAGTTGCACGGTACTAGGCCACGTCAGTTCTAA